In Flavobacterium gelatinilyticum, a genomic segment contains:
- a CDS encoding LytR/AlgR family response regulator transcription factor, which yields MIRYLIIDDEPIAHDIIKGYCDLVPNMKLIRKCYDALDAFEFLNTNEADLIFLDLNMPVLKGFDFLKTLQNPPKVIITTAYSEFALEGYEYPISDYLLKPFGFERFLKAINKAFSPPNQKAIQFENNSSHNRIFIQSNKKHIQLEIEKILYIEATGNYTKIITRDRTITIREKISSFLELLPKNEFVQTHKSFAVAAKQINSIEGNIIFIATHKIPIGKMYKFNILQLLK from the coding sequence ATGATTAGATATTTGATTATTGACGATGAACCTATCGCTCACGATATTATTAAAGGGTATTGCGATCTAGTACCCAATATGAAATTAATTAGAAAGTGCTATGATGCTTTGGATGCCTTTGAGTTTCTTAACACCAATGAAGCAGATCTGATTTTTTTGGATTTGAATATGCCTGTTTTAAAAGGTTTTGATTTTCTAAAAACGTTGCAAAATCCGCCAAAAGTAATCATTACGACCGCTTATAGTGAATTTGCTTTGGAAGGATACGAATATCCTATTTCGGATTATTTGCTTAAGCCTTTTGGTTTTGAACGTTTTCTAAAAGCAATAAATAAAGCCTTTAGCCCACCTAATCAAAAGGCTATACAGTTTGAAAATAATAGTAGTCATAATCGAATATTTATTCAGAGCAATAAAAAACACATCCAACTGGAGATTGAAAAAATACTTTATATTGAAGCAACAGGGAATTACACCAAAATTATAACTAGAGATCGGACCATTACAATTCGTGAAAAAATCTCTTCATTTTTGGAACTGCTGCCAAAGAATGAATTTGTGCAGACCCACAAATCATTTGCTGTAGCTGCAAAACAGATTAATAGCATTGAAGGGAACATTATATTTATTGCAACCCACAAGATTCCTATTGGCAAAATGTATAAATTCAATATTCTTCAATTGCTAAAGTAG